The Marinomonas profundi DNA segment CTTTGTAAGCCTTGTTGGTTTTTATACATCATTTTGCAGAGATCATTTGGATTCAGACATTGTTTCTCAGCTCCCTCCAAAACTGCACTCAGAGCTACTAAATCTCGATAGCTATATTGAGGAGCTAGAGAAGAGAGCCTCAGAGCGAATGGTCGCCGAAGAAATTCCAGATGATGAAGTATGGGAATGTCCAGCCTGTAAAAAAGATACATTTGTGATCTACGATGGCATAGATACTTGTTACCTATGTGGACATTCAGAGCCAGTTGTTGAATGTGAGGAATGTCAGGCTCTTGAATTTGAGGAAGATCTTGAGCAAGTAGATTTTGGCAATATGAAAGGCTGGGAAAACTATAAGGCTTTATGTAAGGATTGCTTTTACAAGCTAGAAAATGAAAACCCTTACGAAGAGTATTATTGAGCAAAAGCTAACAAACGCGTCAATTGGGACTGGTTTTCCGCTGGCGCTCCAAACCAGCCCATTACGCGGGCGTTAGCAGTACGCAACAAAACAAAATCTTGCCAATAGTGTAAAAAAGGTATATTTTTCACACATGAATAAATTTGAGTACGACCCAGAAAAAAGCAAATCGAACCTTGAAAAGCATGGCATTGATTTTGAGCAGGCTCAGGAACTTTGGCAAGATTCTGAGCTAATCGAGGTTTCGGTTAAAACTACTGATGAGCCTCGAGCTTTAGTAGTTGGTAAATTAAACAAAAAGCATTGGTCTGCAATCATTACTTATAGAAACTCAAATATTCGTATAATTTCAGTTAGACGGTCCAGAAAAACGGAGGTTGTACTTTATGAAAGCTAGAGATTTTGATCAAAAATTTGATGCAAACGATGACGATATTATCAACGACATTGATCTTACTTCAGTCAAACGTGTTAATCAGCAACAAAAAAGGGTTAATGTAGATTTCCCAGTTTGGATGATTGACTCATTAGACAAAGAAGCATCAAGACTTGGCGTAACTCGCCAATCAATTATTAAAGTTTGGCTTGCTGAGCGTCTTGAGCACCAAATAAACCATTAAAAACTGCTAACAAGGCGCTCTACCGGATTCCATAATTTGTCGCGGTTTTTGCAAAAAAACGCAAAAAGCCCCGCCAAATTATTCCACTGGTGAGCTTGGCGTTATGCATAGGGATAAACAATGAGCCTAGGGATAATGGAACAGCTCACTCATAGTACAGTGAGAAATGAGAGGCGATATAACCCGCACGCTCGGTTTTTTAATTTATTGGGCTGTGGGAAATAAGAAAATACCATAAAATCAGTGTGTTATAGAAACTCATATGGAAATTAAAAACAGTGTAGATGCGCATGCGCACTATTAAAATGTCAGCTCAGAAGGTATTTTTCACATCACGATAAAAATTTTCATGAGAACCTAGAGCCATAAGTTCGAGAGTAACGGTACCATCTTCGTAGCTATAACCAAGTAATGTGAGTTGTTTTACCATCTTAAATTTGTATACGCGAAGGAAGTATAAAACGCCTTTTTTCTGTTGCCCTAGAAGCGGATCTTCAATCAATTCTCTGATTGCCTTATCTAGATCCGTCTTTTGGTTTTTATGTAGCTTTTTGACTGCTTTTTGAAATGTAGGAGTTTGAAGAACCTGAGTAATTTTAGCCAAAATTATATGCCTCAAGCTTTCCGGCTTCTTTTTCTGCTTTGGCAATGATAGCTTGTTTAACGAACTCGTAAGGTAAATCAGGGTTATCTTCCATGATTTCACCAATTTTAGCCCAGTGTTCAATTTGTTTCGGCGTTGTACGGTTTAGAGCTTTAGCCATAATAGCGGCTTTATCAACTAAATCTTGGTCGAGACGAATACTTGCAGTAGACATAATAAAATCTCCTTAATGTAGTATAAAAAATTGTAGCGTATTGCCACATTTGTAGCAATGTGAATCATAGTAAAGCGCTGCAAGAGACCTCTCAATGTCACGCATTTTACAGAGAAAAATAACGGCCAGTGCTCTAGTCGGCTCCTAATTAGTCGACATCGTTGCTCAATGGGGCTTTTGGCTTTTGAGCCAGTTCTCAATTAAATGCCGTACCGCCGCAAATTATCTATTACAGCCATGTGAAGCGTGGTAAAAAAAGAGCATCGCTTCAGCCTTAGATAATTGTCATTGGGAGATAAAATGAGCATCCAAATTCGTCCCGCTGAGATTGATGACCTACCTGCGTTAACCGATCTTTATAATCACTACATAGTGAACACGGCCACGACCTTTGATATAGAGCCTTACACACTAGAAGGCCGAGCGGTTTGGTTTTCGCAATTTGCGACAACAGGTCGACATCGTTTATTGGTGGTGGAACAAGACGGCGAGATCCTTGGCTATGCTTGCAGCGGTCAATTTAAGCCCAAACGCGCCTACGAAACCTCAGTCGAAGTCAGTATTTACCTAAAACCCGAGACAAAAGGCCGAGGCTTGGGAACCGCTTTATACATCGAGTTGTTCGAGCAATTGGCAACAGAAGACGTGCATCGCGCTTATGCAGGCATCACCTTACCCAACGAAGCCTCCCGCATTATCCACGAAAAATTCGGCTTTGAATCCGTGGGTATCTATCTAGAAGTAGGCCGCAAATTTGGCCAATACTGGGACGTGGAATGGTTTGAGAAAGAAGTGGGGAGTGATTAGAAAATAATAATGACTTATTAACCTAGGTTAATTCCTTCTCGTCTGTGCTGCTGTAATCTTAACGGTATTCCGTATTGATTATTTAAGGGCGTCGGTTATGCCACTATCATCCAGCCTACAAAATTATCTATCTGACCTAGGTTTGGCTGTACCTGAGCCTTGGCGTTATGCTACTTGACAGGACCTGTTAACTGGTGCTATTAATAGCACCAAATCGTTGACTAGGTAATCACTATGCAAGTGAAATTTTCCGAGGATGTCATTCCTCTATCAGACCTGAAGATCAATCCCGGAAAGGTGGTTGGTCGAGCGCAAGATACGCATCGCCCAATCCTGCTCACCAGCCGTGGCCGCGGCATAGCTGTTGTTCAGGGACTGGAGGATTATGAGAGAGCCGCGGAGGAATTGCGGTTCGTAAAGGCGGTGGCGCAGGGGCTTATGGATGTTCGCGAGGGCAACACCATATCGTTGGAGGACGCCAGAAAAACGTTGGGCATCGAGTAAATGGAATTACGTATCGCACAGTCCGCGCTTGAGGACTTACAGGCTATTCAGGAGTATTACAAAGAGCAGGATGTGCCACATATCGGTGATGCTTTCGTGGCTGCTATCCTGGGGCATTGTGGAGTGCTTCAAATCCACCCTGATGCTGGCCGAGTTGTTCCTGAATTCAACATGGATCATATTCGCGAATTGATTCACGCGCCGTTTCGAGTTGTCTATCTCAGGCAGGCTAAAGAGGTTATGCTCATACGAGTCTGGCGGAGTGAGAGGCAGCTCGAATTACCAGCAAACGAAACATAACCAAGCCATGCACAAAAGACTAACAAGACACCCGCACAAACTTATACTGGGACGTGGAATGGTTTGAGAAAGAAGTGGGGAGTGCTTAGAAAATAACAATGACGAATTAACCTAGGTTAATTCCTTCTCACCTGTGCTGCTGTAATCTTAACGGTATTCCGTATTGATTATTTAAGGGAGTCGGTTATGTCTCTATCATCCAGTTTGCAGAACTATCTATCTGACCTAGGTTTGGCTGTACCTGAGCCATTGAATATTGAGTTTGTGCGTCAGTTGCAGTCGGCGCATGTGGCGCGTTATAGCTTTAATAGTTTGGCGGTGGTGTTGGGCGA contains these protein-coding regions:
- a CDS encoding type II toxin-antitoxin system RelE/ParE family toxin; this translates as MAKITQVLQTPTFQKAVKKLHKNQKTDLDKAIRELIEDPLLGQQKKGVLYFLRVYKFKMVKQLTLLGYSYEDGTVTLELMALGSHENFYRDVKNTF
- a CDS encoding TA system antitoxin ParD family protein encodes the protein MSTASIRLDQDLVDKAAIMAKALNRTTPKQIEHWAKIGEIMEDNPDLPYEFVKQAIIAKAEKEAGKLEAYNFG
- a CDS encoding GNAT family N-acetyltransferase is translated as MSIQIRPAEIDDLPALTDLYNHYIVNTATTFDIEPYTLEGRAVWFSQFATTGRHRLLVVEQDGEILGYACSGQFKPKRAYETSVEVSIYLKPETKGRGLGTALYIELFEQLATEDVHRAYAGITLPNEASRIIHEKFGFESVGIYLEVGRKFGQYWDVEWFEKEVGSD
- a CDS encoding type II toxin-antitoxin system RelE/ParE family toxin, with product MELRIAQSALEDLQAIQEYYKEQDVPHIGDAFVAAILGHCGVLQIHPDAGRVVPEFNMDHIRELIHAPFRVVYLRQAKEVMLIRVWRSERQLELPANET
- a CDS encoding type II toxin-antitoxin system Phd/YefM family antitoxin, producing MQVKFSEDVIPLSDLKINPGKVVGRAQDTHRPILLTSRGRGIAVVQGLEDYERAAEELRFVKAVAQGLMDVREGNTISLEDARKTLGIE
- the brnA gene encoding type II toxin-antitoxin system BrnA family antitoxin — encoded protein: MKARDFDQKFDANDDDIINDIDLTSVKRVNQQQKRVNVDFPVWMIDSLDKEASRLGVTRQSIIKVWLAERLEHQINH
- a CDS encoding BrnT family toxin, which gives rise to MNKFEYDPEKSKSNLEKHGIDFEQAQELWQDSELIEVSVKTTDEPRALVVGKLNKKHWSAIITYRNSNIRIISVRRSRKTEVVLYES